GAAGAATTCATGACCACAAAAGCTCATTCATAAAAAGCGGACGACACGTTGTTCGCAATTTATTCCCGCCGTATAGCAGATTTCACTATGGCAAACCAATTGCACTGCTTAATTTTGGTCATCACGATGTTGTTGGGTTTCTCCAACTGTAGCAGTGCATCTTGTGCCAGTACAGGTAATAATACtgtaaatacaaacaaaccaagATTCCAAGATTGTACAAATTATAAACCAACGTTGAAAAAAGAACAGCTAAAGGGTACACTTGTTCTACGTGTAAACGCTTATGTTCCCGAACAATCGCAAACTATACAATACAGCATTGTAACCACGCCAGGTGACCAGGAGTTTTTCAGCATTGACAAAACGACTGGTCAGATCGTTTCGGCATTTGTTTTTGATCGGGATGCCCTTATCCGAGACCAGGAAATGTACATTACGGTACGAGCGACTGACAGTGTGTTTCCTAGTCTATATGACGATTGCATAGTCAAGGTAACAATTCTGGACATCAACGATAATCCACCGATATTCGATGAAAACATCTATGAAGTCACCGTGACGAAAGATATGAAGCAGAATCAGTCCGTGATTACCATCACAGCCACATATATCGATGAAGGTGGCAACAACAGCATTCAGTATGAGATTGTACAGGAAAACGACGATAGCAGCTACTTCGAGATTGATGAGAACAACGGCTTGCTCATTTTAGCTAAGTCTATCGATCGCGATCCAGGACAGTTTTACACGTTTTATGTGCGGGCACGTGGCGAAGGCTTAGAGGAAAACAACAAGCGGCAAACAGAAGTTAAAGTAGTAGTTCACGTAGTTGACTCTACAAATAGAGCGCCGTACTTCATCAAGATGCCATTGACACccgtgatattgaatgaaacGTTTCAGGATTTCAACAAGATTCTAGCGGAATTTGAAGCAGTTTCAAACGTTAATGTTGAAAGTAGAGTAAAATATCGGATATCTTATGGAAATTATAAGCAGACATTTCTATTGGAACAAATCAACAACACGGCATACATCAAACTTGGCAGAAGACTTGATTATGAAATAGCTACACAATATATGCTCACAGTACTAGCGACAAACTATCTTGGACTAAATGCAGAGATATTTTTAAAGATCAAGATCATGGATGAAAACGACAACATCCCGGAGTTTATAGGAGAAACAAAAGGAACAGTCCTAGAACACCAGCAGCCTGGAACCTTTGTAATGCAAGTACATGCACTGGATCGTGATGGCACGGCGCCCAACAACGTTATATCCTATCGACTAAGGAGTAGCGATGAACAGTTTTTCCAAATCGATAGTGAAAAAGGCATTATCACGACGATGGTGGAATTCGATCATAAGGCAAATGATGCTTACATGGTGACAGTAATTGCTGAGGATAGCTCACCGTCTGTGTTATTTAACACCGGGGGACCCAATACACAGGCACAACGGTTATTGATACGAATTATGCATCGGAACGACTGCAAACCACAGTTTATGGGAAATATGTATTTCGTGAACAATCTACCAGAAGACGCCACCATTGACACACGAGTGGTTAAAGTCACGGCTAACAGCCAACAACTAAATTCGCGTATAAAGTATAGCATTGTCAAGAATAACGTGGCAAACGTGTTTAAAATCGACGAGAATACAGGATTGATTTCGGTAAACAATCACTTGTTAGACTACGAAACAATTCCGGAATATAAATTAATCGTCAAGGCGTATGACGTTCACTTCTACAATACTCTGACCGTACGGATCAGGATTGGAAATGTAAACGATAACGCACCGAGATTTATGAACTTGAATGTCACAATCCCAGAAGAAACCGTCCCTCCTGGTTGTATCGCGAATTGGATAGCTTACGATCCTGATATTGAGAATCTTGAAATTCCTCAAGGAATAAGATATACATTTACGAAAGAATATGAAGATCTGCTGACAATCGATGACAATGGATGCCTTCGGTTATTGAAGCCACTTGATCGTGATCCTCCCTATGGTTCTAAACTATGGCAGATCTCTATAACTGCAACGGATGAAAAtggtaaaggaaaaaatactACGGCAACACTGAACATCACTTTGCAGGATATTAATGACAACGCTCCGTATTTAACAACCCCGAAGCCTGTTGTATGGAGCGAGAATCGTCCTCCGGGTATGATTACCAAGCTAACATCAGAAGATGCGGATGAACAGCAAAATGGCGCACCATATGTATACAGCATCGATCCAGAAGCTCCTTTGGAAATCAAGCTACGATTTCAAGTAGTAGGAGACGAGTTGCATGCATTAACTCAGTTTGACCGCGAAGACCAGAAAGAGTACCAAGTTCCCATCAAGATTATGGATTCAGGTATTGAGCCGATGAGCGCAATTAGCGTACTACAGGTAGTGATTGGTGACGAGAATgataacaaaatgaaacaagctGAGAGCCACATAGTCGTCCACAAATACAACGGAAAGTTATCTGATATGAATATAGGCCGTGTATATGTCAACGATTCAGATGATTGGGATTTGTCTGACAAGACATTTGTTTGGGATAAGGCGACAAGTGAAGAAACTTTGAAGTTTTTCAAACTGGACAATGGCACCGGTATGATAACAATGTTGAAAGGTATATCGTACGGTCAGTATGATCTTCGGTTCAACGTGACTGAAAAATCGGACCACTTTTCTTCACACCATGTATCAGCTAGGGCAACAGTGTTGGTGAAGGAGATCTCCAAAAGATCAGTAGACCAGAGCGGATCAATCCGATTCTGCAATGTTACGGCAGATGCATTTGTATCTCAAGCACCGGATCATCTCCACACACCTCTTAATCGACTTCAGAACAGCATTGCAAGCATTCTAAAAGCCAGCCCAAACGATGTGGAAATATTCACGATCAACAATCGAAAGCTCGCCCAAGGTACATTCCTGGACGTGTTCTTTGCCGTCACCGGTAGTGTTTACTCAACCTCGGAGCTCCTCAATAGCGTACTAAGTTATCATCTACACTCATTGGAGGAAGAAGTCGGATTTCCGATTGAGATGATAGGCATTGACGAATGCGAGTTGAAAAACCGCACTTGTGAGCAGTCATGCAGAAATAAGGTTTATGGATCGTCCGAACCAATCGTCATCAACGCCAATGCAACTTCGTTTATAGGAATAACTGCCTACGTACAGGGGGAATGCATTTCAGATACATCGCCATCACTGTTCACATGTTTCAATGGAGGTACGCATATTGATAATACGTGCATATGTCCAATTGGTTTCGATGGTCCACATTGTGAAATGATAGACATCAGTTTTGATGGCAACGGGTATGCCCTTTATCCAACTATCATCAGTGACAATATTGCAAACATTAGCATTGAGATGTTACCTCAACAGACAGACGGTTTGGTGTTGTACATTGGACCCATGAGTTACAATACGCGTGTTACAACACAACCATTTGTTGCATTGGAGATTGTTGACGGTagatttgtgttgttgttagaCGATGGAACTGGAACGGTCCTAATTCAGAATCCCCAGGTTATCTCACAGAACGATGAATTGGCTTTAGATATTGTAATTAAGCTTAATTCTGTTGAGATGAGTTTAGTGATAAATAAGTTAGTTATGAGCAGGAGTCAATACGAATCTAAAGCTTTTAAAGGAATTCTAATTACTAATGGACCTGTACAGTTGGGCAATACAGCAATCGATTTGAAAAAGCTTGGGCCACTGTACAACTGGACGTACGTGCCACAAACAAAAGGTTTCAACGGTTGTTTGCGTAACCTCACAATAAATGGGCGCACGATAGACTTTCAGGAGGCGATTTTGACAAAGAACATTGATCTTAGTTGTACATGGCCAATTAAAATGAGCGTAGCAACATTATGGAACATTATTATGGTCATTGCAGCACCAATTCTTTTGGTTGGGGTAATATGTTTcataaaacagaagaagagcATTAGAAAAAAGCAGACAGTTTTAAATAGAAATTACAAACCATTATTCAATTTTCGCATGCAAAGACAACCGTGGCGAACGTGCCAGACTTTATAGCGAACCACGAAGATTTTCAAAAACCTTCAAAAGTTTCAACCTAGTAGTCAGttgtgatgggtaaattataaatttcacCGAAGTCGGATTGGTCTGACTCCGCCGCCAGCTGGAGTCGGAATCCGAATGACTCCGCCAGAAGTAACCGGGAGGTGTTAGTGGGTCGACTCTTACAATCATTAGTGCTTATCCTCCCTGCTTTCGTtcgcattttccattttcactccATTCACGAACTCCATCGGTCTCATCTGGACCGACTTCACTTGGACTCGATCGAACTCACCGTCAACCGGACTCGTCGGagttagttttgatttttattaatttagagtcggaataaatttttcatacgtGGAGTTCACGGTTCCGCTCCAGATTTCATATCACTACCACAAAGTTTCAAATGGATCgaaaaaatttcatttgttcCACACTACGGCTTTGTGATGTTGCTGGCGGATTGGTTTGATATTCCGCTACAATTCCGATATTCCGCACAGGAGCATAACAGTTCGAAAGTTTCAGGAAGATTTTCATGGAAACTTATCATTGTTGATTGAAGTTGtcatcattcattcatttgtcGATGTAATCCATCAAAGGCGTTCttctttgcttcgttttgGAGAGATTGAAGAGAGATTGTGGTGTTTTGTAGTgtgatttatttaatgttgTGTAGTGTTCTATGTATAATGTgtagtttttatgttttaaacgtaaattatataaattgaattacatACATGTATGTAACTTGATTAAATTACAGATatgtacattattttttgtacataTTGAACAAGTGAATTAAAGAACTTAACACGTTAACTGCCATGTCAGTCCCTAGGGactattaaattattaattaattgtaaatAATTGGAATTATTAAATAAGACTTAGGCAATAGGCACTTTAATGTTACTGCTATAAGTGATGATCAGACCATCGTGCATAGGTCTTAGTGGGATCGGATATGTTGTGCTCTCGAATTTAATTAAGAAATCAAGAGTTGGtgtaaaaagaaagataagaAATCTCTCTAAAAAAATACCAACTATGTTTTTCTTAGTTGCAAAGGGTTCCATTAACATATCCTTCAATATCCTGTAGTGAATAGACCAAAAACCGAGATCCAATCTTGCTAAGACCTATACATGGTGGTTAAGACCGATATCACTTAAAGCATCACTTACAGCAGTAATATTAAACTTTTGTGGATGACATAAAATGGGTCATAATTATTATAACAAATTTagtataaaatgaaatatttcgtttgtgGTAGGTTAGTTTTTCTctcgtcatttttttttttgcttgttaagaacatattaaaacttattttatcacgtagcagaatagtcagtccttggtaCGGGGGGAcagttcggatgggatttgatccccggtgcTGCGGTGTgcacgggcgccgtttatcacatacaccaccgggcggCTCCGCATTgtcattttgatttgtttaaaatttttatggAATATTCCAAAATTACAGCTTTTgatattcattttaatttctttatttcattcgttcaacatttacaaaaataatggAACGCACGCAATGGGTgaatacacacacaatcgAGGGCAGTACGGGCTTCGAACGACGAAAATCTGTTCGCCGCCGGTGTCAGTCAGTGTTCACTAGAcactcatttttaaaataattaatttcaattgagTTACTAATTGAGCGCGCGGAAAGAATAAACTGTGCCTGGCGCATTCGGACGTTCCCGTTTGTATGGAGGGAAATCCCTGAGGGTTTGAGCTGCGGATTGTAACGaatgcaattgattttttctataaatatagcacttttaattttccatGAACGTTATTCattcattgaaaattaaaagtgctaaatttattgaaaaaaatccattgccAAACACATTCGTTTGAAATCCGCCGCTCAAAACCTCACGGATTTCCCTCCATACAAACGGCAACGTTCGAATCCGCCAGGCCCAGTTCATTCTTATCGCGCGCAATGTACGGTAACTGAATTGaacgttattttaaaaatgagtaTCTAGTGAACACTGACTGACACCGGCGGCGAACAGATTTTCGTCGTTCGAAGCCCGTACTGTCCTCgtataataaaaataccaaCCATCATTGCTGCGGCCATACGACGATGGCGCTGTCATAGGACGGTGCTGTAGTGCTGTTTCCAAGTACTTCACTTTTTTCATGTAGTAtaggtaatttaatttatataatttacgtttaaagtacaaaaactGCACATTTACAGTACACaacattataaataaaacacactacAGAGCACCTATACCACAATCTCTCTCCAATCTCTCcaaaacgaagcaaagaaGAACGCCGCAGAAGAAGATTGATTGCATCGACAAATGAATGTTGACAATTTCAATCAGCAATGATAAGTTTCCATGAAAATCTTCCTGAAACTTGTCAAAATGTATGTCCCTCTTCCTGCCTTTCCTCCAAGCGCACCTAAAACTACTTAGTATAAATAATGTAATTTCGAACCAATCGTGAACCGAACCAAAGTAcgtcaacaaacaacaagcagctgtcaaatttgaacGTAGTGGCACGTGATTCAGTGACATGGCGAACGATTCAATGATAGTGGCATATGATTCGATCGTAGCGACATGCGATTAGATGGGAGCGGCACACGATTCGATCTTAGCTGGTACTTAGGTACGATGCACCTTTGAAtgtaaatgaattttaattacgtTTACGCATTCTTGGATGTTAATTTCAAAAATcgtttgttatcttttttacTGGGCTTTCGTTCGGTTACAGCCCTTTCCCCATTTCCTCATTAAACTACAAACAAACGCGCGTTGGGTGCAAATTTCGATAGAAGGTTCCGGCGTAAATTAAGTGTTGCACTATGAAGCTTCAGGGTATGAAAGATCCGTGTGCTCGTACTCAAATGATAGCACCACTCGAAACTTCTGGATATTAATCAAACGATTCATGTCGCTGACGGAAAAAAAAGCCTCAGTAGACAAAATTCATCTCTAGTTCAGTAGGTCACCGTAGCCATCCGCCCGATCGAGCGAGCGGAACGGTTTGGCTGCGTTGCACTTAGTTAATAATAAACATAGCGGCGATCATGTGAGCAATTGATGGTCGATCGGCATGCTGATGACGCTGCTGTTTAATAATaagcgaacaaaaacaatgtttaaagTAAATATAAATGAAGGTATAAAAGCGGAAGTTAGAGTTTAATAAAATCAGTGTTAAACACCAACGGCAATCCTGTTCGTgtccggagtatactccgtGTGCAACAATTCATTTTTAGTTATTAATTAGCTTACTAATTTTAAAACTGATTATTAGCATCAATGTTGCAGCATGAATTCATAGATGAACGCAACATTTGACAGTCCTTTAGAATGTTTAAAATACGAATCGAATGAAACGTACGATTATTTCCGTTTACTTCTTCTGTTGGTTCTGGTGCTTTTTCGCATGCAATCCCGAATGCGTCTCACTCTCCAAAAAACGATCTCATAAACAGAAAAATCACATTTCCATAAATTATCATTACGCCGGGCATACAATGAGCTCCATTTTTTCGCCATTTCCACCCTCTTCCTTTTTGGTAGCTATGGATAAGGGAGAGTGAGAAAAGGTATGGGAAGAGAGATGGGGAGAAGGGTGTAGACTTTCCGCGGGGATACTAAATTTCTTCCGACCGACCGTTGTTTTGATCGCTTTCGCACACCGTCAGCCTGATTGTACGGAGGGTTTTTAGACCCATTacagggaaaataaaaaactcatATGTGTGTTTTAAGCGTATGGCTTGCAGGCCTCTTttttgaaggtgtttttttgtcactGCTTTTCTCCTTGGCAgtcgcacaaaaaaaagcaaacccctGAGACGAATCGTGCATTTTACGAGGTGTAAAAATGCTAAAGCACACTAAGACGGTAATGTAATGGTGGTGGcacaaacagaagaagaagcggTAGGCCCTGAAATGGGAACCGGGAAACGAGTGCCTCGAGTGAAATTTGGCAAatatttcccccaaaaaagaagGGGCccgttaaaacaaaaacctgtaCTGTGGTGCGTACGGTTACCCTTACCGAAAGAGGGGTTGCGTAGTCTTTGCGCGTGTGTTGTTAGTAGCTAAAGGACGCTAAAGATGCCAATACacgggtgtgtgtttttggggaaagtagccaataaataatttaatacaaGCAGCTTGTTAAGGGATCTCACATGAAACCGACGCCACATTACACTCGGTAGAGTACCAGAGTGGACGTATGACTTGGGCCAGTTTTGCTGTgtgagggttttgttttgtagtcgGAGAACCCTTCAGAGATCTGGATTCGGTGGCTGGAAAGGATAACATTCTAGGTCCATGCTCCTGCATTCGGTCACGAAAAATTGCACGACAAAGTTTAGCTTTATCTTACCCATTCCCGGAGTGGTAATAACCGTAGGCCGAATGATACTGACGAGGGGCGATAATATGGCTTACGATACGCTGCAGCACGCATTCCCATCCCTTGGTGGGCCTTGTGGTTGGTGGGGACAATACTCTGATTTGGTCAACTGCGCCCCAAAACAGAAGTTGCACGCGCTTGACCGACTGACATGCGAAATGTATTCgaaagaaatgaatgaaagaAATGTCGGATTTAACCAACAAAAAGCCATTGTTGACCGGTGGTAGAATATAATCTATACCTTTTCCGTTGCCATGGTTACGTTCGTGGGATTATGTTTCGCTTCACTccactcttgtttttttttgggggtgaaaATCTTTGCACTAGCGAATACGACTGCAGGCTGACGTTGGCCGGATGTTGACCCTACCGTACACCCGAGCTGGGTGTACGGATCAGAACGAATGCTTTCCAAATCCTTACTTAAGGTTTGCGAGGTGGGGCCGATGCGTGTACTTTTTGGTTACCATTCCCAGTGTTGCCCCGAAGCGTAAACActagcgcctaaatgtaggcaattCGATGGTCCTTCATATTATGGTACAGGATCTTACAACAGCCGGAATGAGTTTACCGAGATGAAAATGTAACTCCACCTCATACTCCATTTTcacccaaacaaaaacccaccagCACCGTAACGTACGGGTGGTATTTGAAGGGAAAATTCCTTCCTTCGATAAACACAAAATTGCAATGCATAAAGTTTGAAACTAAACTGCCCCACCCCGTCATATAGGGGATCGGGTCCATAAGCGGATGGCAAATTAGATTCACCATCATGGGTAAACTGCTTGTTTACTGGGGAGAGCAACGCCAAATGGGCAACCGTTGATGGTAGAAAATGCAATTTGACAAAGTAATCAAAAGGTTAGTTTTTAAAACCATAGTTTTACAATATTCGTTTAGTGAATGAGACTATTTGAGGAAATGAGGGAAAGAAATGAGCAGTTCGGTGGTAAATGTGGATATTGATAAATTTGTCCTTGCATGCTATGGCCAGTATGTCCCAAAAACCTTGGTGGAGTTACTCGGGGAATGGCTCTCTTTTCAATAACGATAATTAGTTGGTTCTCTACTACGTCCTAAAAATGCGCAAATATTCGGCATTTAAAAGCCTCAGTTCTGATTTTTGAGAGGATTTTTCAGAAAATAACTATCAAACATTGTTTCCCCGTTGTAGAAAATTCTCTCCACCAAAAAACCtccttcaaatttatatacaAAACCTAAGGAATAGCATCTTAGTACAttcgtaaataaaaaaaatcgccatTGATattgttaaatttgtttttgcttatttgGTTTAAGTAattaaacaagaaacaaatacaagaaacaagaaacaaagtcgtaaaaagaaaagtaaattgtgtttttgttgaataaaaacaGTAAGTATCCTAAAGGAAATGCATAAAAAGCGAGACAATAGTTTACAAACTTACAGCAAAGAAACAATGTACCAGCAGTTGGCAAATGATGGCAGAAACGACACTTACCTCACAAATCTTTTCCTTGATCTATCGTGTGTCAGATTGCACCGTAACTAGGCCGAAGGAATAGTAATTACAGCTAAAAAAGGGGAcaagaaaaagggagaaaaccTATTATTGCTGTCATCTAAAGCTGACcgtataatttattaattatagtATCGTATAAAAACCTTACATTTTAATGAAGAAACCATCCTTCGGATGAACGGTAATGAGCGTGAAGAATTGTTTCTTGTCCTGTTTGGATGATTTTAAATATGACCCTCAATCAGAGTAAGATTGTTTAAATTGGACAGTGTCGAAGATTGTTACTGAATAGCGTTAAAGGAAGgaatattcaaaaataataattttatatttttgatacCGAAGCTGTTAGCTTCATGTTAAAAAGTTTGATCCACCTTTCGGCAAGTGATTACACACGATACGCTTGTTCTGTGCGTTACATATCCATGACAAGATACATTTA
The DNA window shown above is from Anopheles funestus chromosome 3RL, idAnoFuneDA-416_04, whole genome shotgun sequence and carries:
- the LOC125769090 gene encoding DE-cadherin-like, with protein sequence MANQLHCLILVITMLLGFSNCSSASCASTGNNTVNTNKPRFQDCTNYKPTLKKEQLKGTLVLRVNAYVPEQSQTIQYSIVTTPGDQEFFSIDKTTGQIVSAFVFDRDALIRDQEMYITVRATDSVFPSLYDDCIVKVTILDINDNPPIFDENIYEVTVTKDMKQNQSVITITATYIDEGGNNSIQYEIVQENDDSSYFEIDENNGLLILAKSIDRDPGQFYTFYVRARGEGLEENNKRQTEVKVVVHVVDSTNRAPYFIKMPLTPVILNETFQDFNKILAEFEAVSNVNVESRVKYRISYGNYKQTFLLEQINNTAYIKLGRRLDYEIATQYMLTVLATNYLGLNAEIFLKIKIMDENDNIPEFIGETKGTVLEHQQPGTFVMQVHALDRDGTAPNNVISYRLRSSDEQFFQIDSEKGIITTMVEFDHKANDAYMVTVIAEDSSPSVLFNTGGPNTQAQRLLIRIMHRNDCKPQFMGNMYFVNNLPEDATIDTRVVKVTANSQQLNSRIKYSIVKNNVANVFKIDENTGLISVNNHLLDYETIPEYKLIVKAYDVHFYNTLTVRIRIGNVNDNAPRFMNLNVTIPEETVPPGCIANWIAYDPDIENLEIPQGIRYTFTKEYEDLLTIDDNGCLRLLKPLDRDPPYGSKLWQISITATDENGKGKNTTATLNITLQDINDNAPYLTTPKPVVWSENRPPGMITKLTSEDADEQQNGAPYVYSIDPEAPLEIKLRFQVVGDELHALTQFDREDQKEYQVPIKIMDSGIEPMSAISVLQVVIGDENDNKMKQAESHIVVHKYNGKLSDMNIGRVYVNDSDDWDLSDKTFVWDKATSEETLKFFKLDNGTGMITMLKGISYGQYDLRFNVTEKSDHFSSHHVSARATVLVKEISKRSVDQSGSIRFCNVTADAFVSQAPDHLHTPLNRLQNSIASILKASPNDVEIFTINNRKLAQGTFLDVFFAVTGSVYSTSELLNSVLSYHLHSLEEEVGFPIEMIGIDECELKNRTCEQSCRNKVYGSSEPIVINANATSFIGITAYVQGECISDTSPSLFTCFNGGTHIDNTCICPIGFDGPHCEMIDISFDGNGYALYPTIISDNIANISIEMLPQQTDGLVLYIGPMSYNTRVTTQPFVALEIVDGRFVLLLDDGTGTVLIQNPQVISQNDELALDIVIKLNSVEMSLVINKLVMSRSQYESKAFKGILITNGPVQLGNTAIDLKKLGPLYNWTYVPQTKGFNGCLRNLTINGRTIDFQEAILTKNIDLSCTWPIKMSVATLWNIIMVIAAPILLVGVICFIKQKKSIRKKQTVLNRNYKPLFNFRMQRQPWRTCQTL